The following nucleotide sequence is from Pedobacter sp. PACM 27299.
TGCTGAAAAACGGCCATTATATTATTAAAAATTGTGATTCTATCACCAATGGTCTTTCTTCAAACTCAGTAGATATTCATCACTATTTTTTTTCCATTCGTATTATTTTCTTCCAGAATGCGATGGGCATCTGCAACAGACTGGGTACTAAATGATTCAAAAAGTAAAATTGGAGGCGCAGTAATACTTTTGTTTTCCATCATTTCTGCGATACGATCTAATTGAGCTCCATACCATTTGAAATTACCAGAAAGGGAGTAAGCATAGTTTGAAATATGATATACTGTTGCTCCTTTATCAAAAAAGTCCGATCTGGCTTTTGCAGTTTCGAAGGCCGTTACATCTGCATAGCTGCCATTTACCCGGATTACCTGAGCACATAATTCCGACATCTCCAAGCCTACCAGATCAATACATACATCAAAGGGTGCTCCTTGATTTTTAATGAGCACCAGCTGCGCTAGATCTTCGTGATGGTAGTCGACAATCTGTGATGCCGATGCTCCGTTAGCGATAAGGACATCCTGACTTTTAGGATTTCCTGCAGTGAGTACCAGATTGGTATGTCCGCCAGCAAGCAACAATTTCATCAGGGATAGCCCAACCCCTCCGGCTGCTCCTGTCAGCAGAATACTGGGTGTTGGATCGAGCGGCAAACGGTCTAGGATCTGAAGCGCCGTTAAATAAACTACGGGAATAGCAGCTGCTTCCTGAAAACTAATGTTTCTGGGTTTCAGGGCCAGGATACTTTCTGGAACGACAATATATTCTGCATAAGTGCCATTAGAACCCATGCTGCCAGATCCAGCAAATACCGCTTGTCCCGGAATAAATCGAGTAACCGCAGCACCAACACTGACCACAATGCCTGAAAACTCTCTGCCTAAAACAGGAGAATGTATCCTATTGCTTTCTGGCATCCCTTTTCTCATTTGATAATCTATTGGATTGAATGCTGTGGCTTCAATCTTCACTAATACGTCTTCCGGGCCGACTTCTGGAACTGCTATATCCTCGGTAAATTCAAAGTTTTCGGTTCCACCGAAGCCTTTTAAGACGATTGCTTTCATTTTAACCTGTTTCATGGGTACAAAACTATTCTCGAAAAGCTTATTTTTGCTATGGGTTAACCCGAGGTAACTCATCGCTTAGTTAAAATCCATTATGGCCACCATCAAAGATAAAGGCATCACAACAGAGGCGACCTGCGCGCAGGAAAGGCTTGCCATACACGACACTTTCGATATATTAGGCGGTAAATGGAGGCTCAGGATTTTGCGTTATCTGAATGGCAGACTGGAGGAAAACAATACGTTCAAAAAGATCCAGCGGGAGGTTGAAAACATATCTGCGAAGATGCTGACCAAAGAACTGCAAGAATTGGAGCGCAATGGCCTGGTTAGTAGAACCCCTCAGGATACCCGCCCCATCACCGTGAGTTATGCCATTACGGAATATGGTAAAACTGTAGTCCCTTTAACGGAGCGCATTGCACAATGGGGATTAGACCATAGAATGAAAATAAAAGAAGAGACAAAATCATGAGCAAGTACCAACAGGAATGGAAAAAAATGATCCAAACTGAGGAAGC
It contains:
- a CDS encoding NADP-dependent oxidoreductase — translated: MKAIVLKGFGGTENFEFTEDIAVPEVGPEDVLVKIEATAFNPIDYQMRKGMPESNRIHSPVLGREFSGIVVSVGAAVTRFIPGQAVFAGSGSMGSNGTYAEYIVVPESILALKPRNISFQEAAAIPVVYLTALQILDRLPLDPTPSILLTGAAGGVGLSLMKLLLAGGHTNLVLTAGNPKSQDVLIANGASASQIVDYHHEDLAQLVLIKNQGAPFDVCIDLVGLEMSELCAQVIRVNGSYADVTAFETAKARSDFFDKGATVYHISNYAYSLSGNFKWYGAQLDRIAEMMENKSITAPPILLFESFSTQSVADAHRILEENNTNGKKIVMNIY
- a CDS encoding winged helix-turn-helix transcriptional regulator, which codes for MATIKDKGITTEATCAQERLAIHDTFDILGGKWRLRILRYLNGRLEENNTFKKIQREVENISAKMLTKELQELERNGLVSRTPQDTRPITVSYAITEYGKTVVPLTERIAQWGLDHRMKIKEETKS